From a region of the Leptospira venezuelensis genome:
- a CDS encoding ABC transporter ATP-binding protein: MASLQVSDLSKSYFGKVAISNLNFFIPKNRITGLLGPNGAGKTTALRILTGFIRPDKGSVSLDGISLEKDPQSIKQRLGYLPESSAIYPDMTVGEYLDFLGNARGMEVSFFKKRKKEVLDICDLRSQTFSLAGILSKGTRQRLALAGALLHDPDWIVLDEPSSGLDPLQISHFRDVLRNLGKDKIVLLSTHILSEVEETCDHALVLHKGNLVADLPVSEFKRSDSVLLRAKTNKETLEKVLEGKNVRILSSEKEGEYTKFRLESTSCKPEEIFELIRRESFPILEYKISQKSLESVFQDLVSG, encoded by the coding sequence GTGGCCTCTCTTCAGGTATCCGATCTTTCTAAATCCTATTTTGGAAAGGTCGCGATCTCTAATCTAAATTTCTTCATTCCTAAAAACAGAATCACAGGTTTGCTTGGACCCAATGGTGCTGGTAAAACAACCGCACTCAGAATTCTAACAGGTTTTATTCGACCAGATAAAGGTTCCGTATCACTCGACGGAATCTCTTTAGAAAAAGATCCACAATCTATTAAACAAAGATTAGGCTATCTTCCCGAATCTTCCGCGATCTATCCAGATATGACTGTGGGAGAATATTTAGATTTCCTAGGGAATGCGAGAGGAATGGAGGTCTCCTTCTTCAAAAAAAGAAAAAAAGAAGTATTAGATATTTGTGATCTAAGGTCCCAAACTTTTTCTTTGGCAGGAATTCTGTCCAAAGGTACAAGACAAAGACTTGCTTTAGCGGGAGCATTGCTTCATGATCCGGATTGGATCGTTTTAGATGAACCTAGTTCCGGTTTAGATCCATTACAAATCTCTCATTTCAGGGATGTTTTGCGAAATTTAGGAAAAGATAAAATAGTATTATTATCCACTCATATTCTTTCAGAAGTAGAAGAAACCTGTGATCACGCCTTAGTTTTGCACAAAGGGAATTTAGTAGCTGATCTTCCTGTTTCTGAATTCAAAAGATCTGACTCAGTCCTTTTAAGAGCCAAAACAAATAAGGAAACTTTAGAAAAAGTTTTAGAAGGAAAGAATGTGCGAATTCTTTCTTCCGAAAAAGAGGGTGAATATACTAAATTCAGATTAGAATCCACTTCTTGCAAACCGGAGGAAATTTTTGAACTCATACGAAGAGAGTCTTTTCCAATTTTAGAATATAAGATTTCCCAAAAGTCTTTAGAATCAGTCTTTCAGGACCTGGTTTCCGGTTAA
- a CDS encoding ABC transporter permease subunit, with amino-acid sequence MKLLNIPPGLVAVFKKEWDSYFNTPIGYVFSILYLFLSSFLFFYGLGEGSFWDRKVAGMEEYFVWTPLLFVVFIPAITMRLWSEEKRSGSLEIIFTLPISKWEIVGAKFLAAWAFLGFTVCLSLSIPFFIWAFGDLDLGIVFAGYVGCWLLGGAYISLGIFLSSFGRDQISSYILTVLVCLFFFLLGTQPVLKFFGGGPSAFAYLFALSSHFESFRLGILDLSDTLYFLSFISANLGGNVFFLRRNYP; translated from the coding sequence ATGAAGCTTCTAAACATACCTCCGGGGCTTGTTGCCGTTTTTAAAAAAGAATGGGACAGTTATTTTAATACACCTATTGGCTATGTATTCTCCATCCTATACTTATTCTTATCCTCCTTCTTATTCTTTTATGGATTAGGAGAAGGTTCCTTCTGGGATAGAAAAGTTGCAGGTATGGAAGAATACTTCGTATGGACTCCCCTGCTATTTGTAGTATTTATTCCTGCGATCACGATGAGACTTTGGTCCGAAGAAAAAAGATCAGGGAGTCTGGAGATAATATTCACTTTGCCTATCTCTAAGTGGGAAATCGTTGGAGCTAAATTTTTAGCAGCTTGGGCATTTTTAGGATTCACAGTTTGTTTAAGTCTTAGTATCCCATTTTTCATCTGGGCATTCGGCGATCTTGATTTAGGGATCGTATTTGCAGGATACGTTGGTTGCTGGTTACTAGGTGGAGCATATATTAGCCTCGGGATCTTTCTTTCTTCCTTCGGAAGAGACCAAATCAGTTCCTATATTCTAACAGTTCTTGTTTGCCTTTTCTTTTTTCTATTAGGGACTCAGCCGGTTCTGAAATTTTTCGGAGGCGGGCCTTCTGCGTTTGCATATCTATTCGCTCTATCCTCTCATTTTGAATCTTTTCGCTTAGGGATATTAGATCTTTCGGATACTCTCTATTTTCTCAGCTTTATTTCAGCAAATCTAGGAGGAAATGTTTTCTTTCTCCGGAGAAATTATCCATGA
- a CDS encoding class I SAM-dependent DNA methyltransferase, protein MDRNTREQGNKSRIISPIPKKRPYTAFAGIYDGVMKRAPYRDWAKMILESYQIGTQKIHPKIALDLGCGTCKIWKFLPSSTELWGIDNSPEMLQIADSKQIRGVRKLGDLLSFPKLDRSFDLVFSVHDTLNYFQTEKELSQIFAQVSGALEKNGVFFFDVSTAENFRKNFKGKVLKETHGKTKLVWKNEFDPETSILKTSLEFSEPGISELEEHYHRAYPLETWSKNLQNSGLEILGIGSDYESWEIFPKANYWNFMCRKI, encoded by the coding sequence ATGGATAGGAATACTCGCGAGCAGGGGAATAAATCAAGAATTATTTCTCCAATCCCCAAAAAAAGGCCATATACGGCATTTGCGGGCATTTATGACGGAGTCATGAAACGGGCACCTTATCGTGACTGGGCAAAGATGATTTTGGAATCTTACCAGATCGGAACCCAAAAAATCCATCCAAAAATCGCATTGGATTTAGGCTGCGGTACCTGCAAAATTTGGAAATTTCTACCTTCTTCCACGGAACTTTGGGGAATCGATAATTCTCCTGAAATGCTTCAAATCGCCGATTCTAAGCAAATTAGAGGGGTCCGGAAACTAGGGGACCTTTTATCTTTTCCTAAATTGGATCGATCATTTGATCTAGTTTTTTCGGTGCACGATACTCTGAACTATTTCCAAACAGAAAAAGAACTCTCTCAGATATTTGCCCAAGTTTCAGGCGCTTTGGAGAAGAATGGGGTCTTCTTTTTTGATGTTAGCACCGCTGAAAATTTTCGAAAAAATTTTAAAGGTAAGGTCCTAAAGGAGACCCACGGGAAGACAAAACTCGTCTGGAAGAATGAATTTGATCCGGAAACTTCCATTTTAAAGACCAGTTTGGAATTTTCGGAGCCCGGAATTTCGGAACTGGAGGAGCATTATCACAGGGCTTATCCACTCGAAACTTGGTCGAAGAACCTACAAAATTCAGGCCTTGAAATTCTAGGAATTGGCTCCGATTATGAGTCCTGGGAAATTTTTCCAAAGGCGAATTATTGGAATTTTATGTGCCGAAAAATTTGA
- a CDS encoding STAS domain-containing protein → MAKLTIQNKHGIVRFENQLLDGYEKVFDEISEQASRAHIQNLTLDMTPTKKITSSGVAKLLTLRNLLDHFGVKLEVVNLQPTLMDVLRKFKVDAMLRIKA, encoded by the coding sequence ATGGCCAAATTAACGATACAAAATAAACACGGAATCGTTCGTTTCGAAAATCAACTCCTGGATGGATACGAAAAGGTATTTGATGAGATTTCGGAACAGGCTTCCAGGGCACATATCCAAAACCTAACCTTGGACATGACCCCAACCAAAAAAATTACCTCAAGTGGCGTTGCAAAGCTACTGACTCTTAGAAACCTTTTGGACCATTTTGGAGTAAAATTAGAAGTAGTGAATCTTCAACCTACTCTAATGGATGTGCTTCGTAAGTTCAAAGTGGATGCAATGCTTCGTATCAAGGCATAA
- a CDS encoding SpiroCoCo family coiled-coil protein encodes MKEMETSVKELKGSLEEEVGALHASHSERFRSEWDSIRENVKIFDVQVSTRMKEMDSYVKDIREALEGTAGDILAEAESKVSEIGLSIEDEFRKMDRRFEHFSRSWEEEVQSQKNHTMDAIRGLEERLGQIHFKGAEYLEEFSKSYAEQKDKIEEFVSKYKTNFQKEGEEVREDLISRFKDLRAEAITNVENVKVEYSAVGERFENLLRKNEKLLEMQAEKIRTSTESQLEKAGEQARVVLDKLKESGQDFFERQEEKIDRLNDTIDSKINRQLSALLDKGQIQLSQLEERIAKHLADVKRHLEEALDSGIKESEGQMKEFQNQVKYLLKETEESSEEFLKTGREEFQKAQKEYRVLQIDLRKDLSEIQDAKRSLFSELEEEAEKLRSSVDEISERILDAEKRSALFLDVKEIIERSEEFVSEMKEALEDANHTEKTYEDLDQNLVRIKKVQEDLETRISQAEERSSEILSIEEKAEVLKEEFERIMEESSQWNDTHRKLVEAGERAFEMESRFLDLEDRLGRVVSVREEIKQLDQDSQGHKENSFKLAQKIREMEKEISVIEAREREVAETLRKTDDRLETLAGRKEEILSVEAKFDKIEDLMSELGERHKQISTLQQRLDDMKEGALSVKDDLEGLLSEAEDTFEKLSAFMDVVQTNISKTGGGKSGKTSDKDPLVARKKATVLNLFHNFHWQPETIAEKLGLETSLVQTIIQNETVKKG; translated from the coding sequence ATGAAGGAAATGGAGACATCCGTAAAAGAACTAAAAGGTTCTTTGGAAGAAGAAGTTGGTGCATTACATGCTTCTCATTCTGAACGTTTCCGTTCTGAATGGGATTCTATCAGAGAAAATGTAAAAATTTTCGACGTCCAGGTTTCTACCCGGATGAAAGAAATGGATTCTTACGTAAAAGATATCCGAGAGGCATTGGAAGGAACCGCAGGTGATATTCTTGCGGAAGCAGAATCCAAGGTAAGCGAGATCGGTCTTTCTATAGAAGACGAGTTCCGCAAAATGGACAGGAGATTCGAACACTTCTCTCGTTCTTGGGAAGAAGAAGTACAATCCCAGAAAAATCATACCATGGATGCGATCCGTGGATTGGAAGAAAGACTGGGACAGATCCATTTTAAAGGTGCGGAATATCTGGAAGAATTCTCCAAATCTTATGCAGAGCAAAAAGATAAGATCGAAGAATTTGTATCTAAATACAAAACAAACTTCCAAAAAGAGGGAGAAGAGGTCAGAGAAGATCTTATCTCTCGTTTCAAAGATCTTAGAGCTGAAGCAATTACAAACGTAGAGAACGTAAAAGTGGAATATTCTGCTGTAGGAGAAAGATTCGAAAACCTTCTGCGCAAGAATGAAAAACTTTTAGAAATGCAAGCGGAGAAGATCCGTACTTCTACCGAATCCCAACTGGAGAAGGCAGGGGAGCAGGCAAGAGTCGTTTTAGACAAACTGAAAGAATCGGGCCAAGACTTCTTCGAAAGACAGGAAGAAAAAATAGATCGTTTGAACGATACGATCGATTCCAAGATCAACAGACAATTATCCGCTCTCTTAGACAAAGGCCAGATCCAATTAAGCCAATTGGAAGAAAGGATCGCAAAACATTTAGCGGATGTAAAACGACATCTGGAAGAAGCTTTAGATTCAGGGATCAAAGAAAGCGAAGGCCAGATGAAGGAATTCCAAAATCAGGTAAAATATTTACTGAAAGAAACCGAAGAATCTTCGGAGGAATTCCTAAAAACAGGAAGAGAAGAATTCCAGAAGGCACAAAAAGAATATCGTGTTCTTCAAATCGATCTTCGCAAAGATCTATCAGAGATCCAAGATGCAAAACGTTCTCTATTCTCCGAATTGGAAGAAGAAGCAGAGAAATTGCGCTCTTCTGTGGATGAGATCTCTGAAAGAATCCTGGATGCAGAAAAACGTTCTGCACTCTTCTTAGATGTAAAAGAAATTATAGAACGTTCTGAAGAGTTTGTCTCTGAGATGAAAGAGGCTCTGGAAGATGCAAATCATACGGAAAAAACGTATGAAGATCTGGATCAAAACTTAGTTCGGATCAAAAAAGTACAAGAAGATCTGGAAACTCGTATATCTCAGGCAGAAGAGAGAAGTTCGGAAATTCTTTCTATAGAAGAAAAAGCAGAAGTTTTAAAAGAAGAATTCGAAAGAATCATGGAAGAATCTTCTCAGTGGAACGATACTCATCGCAAGTTGGTCGAAGCCGGAGAGCGAGCATTCGAAATGGAATCCCGCTTCTTAGATCTGGAAGATCGTTTGGGTAGAGTTGTATCCGTTAGAGAAGAGATCAAACAACTTGATCAAGATAGCCAAGGTCATAAAGAGAATTCATTCAAGTTGGCTCAGAAAATACGTGAGATGGAAAAAGAAATCTCCGTAATAGAAGCGAGAGAAAGAGAAGTCGCAGAAACTTTAAGAAAGACCGACGACAGATTAGAGACTCTTGCAGGCAGAAAAGAAGAGATACTTTCTGTAGAAGCTAAGTTTGATAAGATAGAAGACCTAATGTCTGAGTTAGGAGAGCGCCATAAACAGATCAGCACTCTTCAACAAAGATTAGATGATATGAAAGAAGGTGCTTTATCGGTTAAGGACGACCTAGAAGGTTTACTTTCCGAAGCAGAAGATACCTTTGAAAAACTTTCTGCATTCATGGACGTAGTCCAGACCAATATATCTAAGACTGGCGGGGGCAAGTCCGGAAAGACTTCGGATAAAGATCCCCTTGTAGCTAGAAAGAAAGCAACAGTGTTGAATTTATTTCATAATTTTCATTGGCAACCAGAGACGATCGCTGAAAAATTAGGGCTCGAAACTTCTTTGGTCCAAACTATCATTCAAAACGAGACGGTGAAAAAGGGATGA